The DNA region CATGGCGCCGCGGGAGATTGCCACGGTAAAGGCCTGGACTGGAATCGGGCTTGAGCCGTCCGGTTTCGCGGACGAGTTTTTCCGGGCGCTTGGTGCTGAAAGCATTTCATTTCTTGACCACTCAGACTACGAGGGAGCAAACCTCGTGCATGATCTGAATGAACCCCTTGCGCCGGAGTATCACGCGCGGTTTCACACCGTCATCGACGGCGGCACCCTGGAGCATGTGTTCAACTTTCCGGTCGCGCTCCGGACGTGCATGGAATCGGTCTGCAAAGGCGGGCGGCTGGTGATTCTATCAATTGCGAACGGGCACATGGGCCACGGATTTTATCAGTTCAGCCCGGAGCTTTTCTATCGCGCGCTTGCTCCGTCCAACGGGTTTGAAGTCGAGCGCTTGCTCATCAGACACGCCGGCCGGTGGTACGAAGCGAACGATCCGGCGGCGGTCGGGTGCCGAATCGAGGCAATGACTTCCAGGCCGGCCTCGATTTTTGTGTCCGCCAGACGCGTTCACCTCACGAAGATTTTCGCCAACTGGCCGGTCCAGAGCGATTACTCCCTGCCCGCGTTGGCGCAGGGCGGCGCATCCTCCCCGGCATCCTCGTGGACCGATCGAGTGGCGGCCCGATCCATGACCATGGCTGAACTACGAGCCAGGTGGCGATCCTACCGGGGTTCACGGCACCGGCGCTTATCGAACCCGAGGTTTTTCCGGCAGCTGGGCGCGTCTTTACTTTGAGACCGTGGCCAAGGTCCGGCGGTGGCGAGGATATCCGGCGCGCCGGCGACCTGCCGGCCTGGATCGATCCGCGTGCCCTCGAGTTGACGCCCTTGGAACGACTTCCTAGAACTCACTCAGTCCGTGCACGAACTCCACGAGGAACCCTCATGGCAACGAATCGTCAGAAATCAGTCAGCTACGCCTGCCGAAAGTTGGTCGCACTCACTTGCAATCTGCTCAGGATCAGTCGAGCCAATCCATCCGGACTGCGTCACGTGCTCGGGGTAGCGCTTTCCGGGAGCAGCGACGTGATCGACGCGGACGCCGATGTGCGGTCGCTTCCGGAAATCACGGTGGCCGCGCTGCTTGGGGACCAGCCCTCGGTTCGCGCCGTGGTCGAGGTGTTCAACGACGGCGGAGCCGCCATCTCCGGGTTGGAGTGCGTCGCCCTCTCGGCTTTGATGGTTGCAAACCGGTGCCGCCGAGTGTTCGAGTTCGGAACTTACAAAGGCATCTCCACTACCCAGCTCGCCCTGAACCTGGCGCCGGGGGGAACGGTTTTCACCATCGATCTGCCCGAAGGCGATTCCCGCTACCGCCTCGACATTTCTTCACCGGCAGAGCAGAGATTGACCAAGGAAGCGGGTAAAGGGCGGCTGGTCCCGGAGGATCTTCTGGCCAGGGTGACGTTCCTGCGGATGGATTCCGCAGAGTTTGATCCTGCACCCTTTCTCGAATCGATTGACCTGGCCTTCGTGGATGGCGCGCATAGTTACGACTACGTGAAGAACGATTCGCTGAAGGCATGGCAGATGTTGCGTCCGGGAGGCTGGATCGTCTGGCACGATTGCAACCCGCGGCATGGCGACGTGGTTAGGTTTCTGAAGAATTTTCCGTGTCCGGTAAACCGGGTGGCCGGTACCGATCTGGCGTTGAGCCGAAAGCCTGAATCGAAATAGTCAGTCGTACGTTCCGCAAGCCGCCGTGCATCATCCGGCCCGTCGAAAGATGAGGATCCTTTACGATCATCCTACCCCGTTCTTCCTGGCGCACGGGGGACTGCAAATTCAGATCCGGCAGACCATGGCGGGTGTGCGGGCTGCGGGTCACGAGACAGAGTTCTTACGGTTTTGGGAGGAAGAGGCCGGCGCCGACGTGATCCATTACTTTGGTCGCTGCTCGGGTTTCTACATCGAGATGGCCCGCAGCAAAGGCATTCCGGTGGTGATGTCGGACCTCCTTTCCGGCACCGGTTCCCGA from Verrucomicrobiota bacterium includes:
- a CDS encoding class I SAM-dependent methyltransferase, which gives rise to MATNRQKSVSYACRKLVALTCNLLRISRANPSGLRHVLGVALSGSSDVIDADADVRSLPEITVAALLGDQPSVRAVVEVFNDGGAAISGLECVALSALMVANRCRRVFEFGTYKGISTTQLALNLAPGGTVFTIDLPEGDSRYRLDISSPAEQRLTKEAGKGRLVPEDLLARVTFLRMDSAEFDPAPFLESIDLAFVDGAHSYDYVKNDSLKAWQMLRPGGWIVWHDCNPRHGDVVRFLKNFPCPVNRVAGTDLALSRKPESK